A segment of the Actinomycetota bacterium genome:
ACCTGTCGAGCCTGCGTCTGCTCGGCACGGTCGGCGAGCCGATCAACCCCGAGGCGTGGATCTGGTACCACGTCAACATCGGCGGGGAGCGCTGCCCGATCGTCGACACCTGGTGGCAGACCGAGACCGGCATGATCCTGATCACGCCGCTCCCGGGCATCACCAAGCTCAAGCCGGGCTCCGCGACGAACCCGTTCCCCGGCGTCGAGGCGGACATCCTCGACGAAGCCGGGAACAGCGTCACCAAGGGCGCCGGGGGCTCGCTCGTCATCCGCAAACCGTGGCCGGCGATGTTCCGAACCATCTTCGGTGACCCGGATCGGTACGTGCAGCAGTACTTCTCGCGTTACGGGCCGAACGTCTACCTCACCGGAGACGGCGCCCGGCGGGACGACGACGGCTATTTCTGGCTGCTCGGAAGGATCGACGACGTGATGAACGTCGCCGGGCACCGTCTCTCGACCTACGAGATCGAGTCCGCCCTCGTCGACCACCCCGACGTCGCCGAGGCCGCCGTCGTGTCGCGGCCCGACGCGGACCTCGGTGAGGCGATCGTCGCCTACGTCACGCTGAAGTCGGGCGTCGAGGGAAACGAGAACCGGATCGCCGAGCTGCGCGAGCACGTCGGGAAGAAGATCGGGAAGATCGCGAGGCCGCAGGCGATCGTGCTCAGCGACGATCTCCCGAAGACGCGATCGGGGAAGATCATGCGCCGCCTGCTCCGCGACGTGGCGCGGGGCCGGCAGCTCGGCGACGTGACCACGCTCGCGAACGCGGAAGTCGTCGAGGAGATCCGCTCGCTCGCCGCGACGTCGCCTTCGGAGGAGTAGCTTCCACGATGTTTCTGCGCGAGAACGAGGTCGTCCGCAAGCTGGCGCCGTGGATCGAGCCGGGCGAGACCTTCCTCGATGTCGGTTCCGGCACGGGGCTGGTCGCGAGGCGTCTGGCGCGGTACGCCGGTGCCAAAGCGACCGGTTGCGATCTGCACGAGTTCGACAACCGCGTGGACCTGCCGTATCTGCGTCAGGACGACCCCCTGCGCGTGCCGGCGGCCGACAAGTCGTTCGACGTCGTGGTGATGTGCTTCGTGCTCCATCATGTTCCGGCGTGGGACGATCAGCTGATCGTCGCGGCGGAGGCGATGCGCGTCGCGCGCAAGCGCGTGCTGGTGCTCGAGGACACGCCGTTCCACAAGGTCGACTTGGTTTTCAACAAGGCGTGGGACTGGGTGCTGAACCAACGGCACGGGATCCCGATCCCGTTCACGTTCCGCTCGCGCGACGAGTGGAAGGACGTCTTCTCGCAGAACGGCTACCGCGTGGGGCACACCGAGTCGTATCGGCCGAAGTGGCCGACGCTCGCGATGTACCACCACTCGCTTTTCGTGCTCGACCGCCGCTGACCGGGCTCCGGGGAGGCGGCCCGGCCTCCCGGGGTGCCAGAGGTGACAGACATGTCTGTCACCTCTGTCGTGCCGTCACTTCCAGCGAGACCGGCGTGGCACCGTCGAGATCCGCGTGTGGCTTCGCGCGCCGCGAACGAGGCGGTTGTCTGCCGTTAGCAGAGGTGCAGCGAGCGCTTCGGCAAGCGCGAGATAGGTTGCGTCGTACACGGAGAACTTGAGGCGAAGGCCGAGGATGCGGGCCAGCAAGCTCTGGTGACCGTGTCGCGTGATCGGGAGGTCGAGGTAATCCTCGAGTGCCTGCCTCATCCGGTGCTCGGACATAGCTCCCCCAAGCATCGCTCGCCGGACGACGACGTTCAGGGCGTTTCCCGAGACGCCCTCTCCTTGCGGATAAGACCCGCCGTCCAGCTGCTAACCCTTGGCCGCTAGGGCCTGATCGCACGGTTCGTAGTGCTATCTACACATGCTAATGTATGTGTATGTTAGAACGACGCTTGCAGATCTTGCTCGATGAGGAGCGATACCGGCGGGTCGCAGACCAGGCGCGGCGTCGCGGAGTTTCCGTCGCCCGCGTTATCCGCGAGGCCATCGACGCATCGATCCCGGGGACCGGCTCGAAGAGGTCCGCGGCCGCGCGACGTATCCTCGAGGCCCAGCCGATGCCCGTTCCGGAGGTCGCGGCACTGCGCGACGAGCT
Coding sequences within it:
- a CDS encoding antitoxin, with amino-acid sequence MLERRLQILLDEERYRRVADQARRRGVSVARVIREAIDASIPGTGSKRSAAARRILEAQPMPVPEVAALRDELDDLRGRRK
- a CDS encoding class I SAM-dependent methyltransferase produces the protein MFLRENEVVRKLAPWIEPGETFLDVGSGTGLVARRLARYAGAKATGCDLHEFDNRVDLPYLRQDDPLRVPAADKSFDVVVMCFVLHHVPAWDDQLIVAAEAMRVARKRVLVLEDTPFHKVDLVFNKAWDWVLNQRHGIPIPFTFRSRDEWKDVFSQNGYRVGHTESYRPKWPTLAMYHHSLFVLDRR
- a CDS encoding AMP-binding protein; its protein translation is LSSLRLLGTVGEPINPEAWIWYHVNIGGERCPIVDTWWQTETGMILITPLPGITKLKPGSATNPFPGVEADILDEAGNSVTKGAGGSLVIRKPWPAMFRTIFGDPDRYVQQYFSRYGPNVYLTGDGARRDDDGYFWLLGRIDDVMNVAGHRLSTYEIESALVDHPDVAEAAVVSRPDADLGEAIVAYVTLKSGVEGNENRIAELREHVGKKIGKIARPQAIVLSDDLPKTRSGKIMRRLLRDVARGRQLGDVTTLANAEVVEEIRSLAATSPSEE